Proteins co-encoded in one Quercus robur chromosome 8, dhQueRobu3.1, whole genome shotgun sequence genomic window:
- the LOC126693905 gene encoding stigma-specific STIG1-like protein 1, with product MELVKVIIIIAITMALSITVTMKSIGEVEEKPPFPDTESTSYIYHKEELPFKEKKLIFPSKRLSRFLAEKNPNAADHCHKDKEICNTVGGKNSTCCNNKCIDLSIDKNNCGACKKKCKYTETCCGGECVDVTYDKRHCGKCNNRCKKGEFCVYALCNYA from the coding sequence atGGAACTTGTGAAGGTGATCATCATTATAGCCATAACCATGGCTTTATCCATCACAGTGACTATGAAGAGCATTGGTGAAGTGGAGGAAAAACCACCATTTCCAGACACCGAGAGTACTTCATACATTTATCATAAAGAGGAGCTTCCCTTTAAGGAAAAGAAACTAATATTTCCTTCCAAAAGACTAAGTCGCTTCCTTGCTGAGAAGAACCCAAATGCAGCTGACCATTGCCACAAAGACAAAGAAATATGCAACACTGTAGGAGGCAAAAACTCCACCTGTTGCAACAACAAGTGCATAGACTTGTCCATTGACAAGAACAACTGCGGTGCATGCAAGAAGAAATGCAAGTATACCGAGACATGTTGCGGAGGTGAGTGTGTGGATGTGACTTACGATAAGAGGCATTGTGGGAAATGTAACAATCGGTGCAAAAAAGGAGAATTCTGCGTATATGCACTATGTAACTATGCATAA